One segment of Mycolicibacterium sp. YH-1 DNA contains the following:
- a CDS encoding FxsA family protein: protein MAMRLFLVYVLVELAVVVWLASTIGFGWTILLLVGTFAVGLALAGSQLKRQIQRLQSGLVSPQGAVTDGALVAIGTVLTVIPGLVTSALGLLLLAPPTRVLARPAVAALAARRLGRMPLIVTTAGQTGFRAGPNGFPPARGDYIDGEVIDVTDSEQDSAQSTLPQPPRPI from the coding sequence ATGGCTATGAGGCTCTTTCTGGTGTACGTCCTCGTCGAACTGGCGGTGGTCGTCTGGCTTGCCTCCACGATCGGCTTCGGCTGGACGATCCTCCTGCTGGTCGGGACGTTCGCCGTCGGTCTGGCGCTGGCCGGCTCCCAGTTGAAGCGGCAGATCCAGCGGCTGCAGTCGGGGCTGGTGTCCCCACAGGGCGCGGTCACCGATGGCGCCCTCGTCGCGATCGGCACCGTCCTGACGGTCATCCCCGGCCTGGTCACCTCGGCGTTGGGTCTGTTACTGCTTGCGCCGCCGACTCGTGTCCTGGCGCGTCCGGCGGTCGCCGCGCTGGCCGCGCGTCGTCTGGGCCGCATGCCACTCATCGTCACCACCGCGGGCCAGACCGGGTTTAGGGCAGGTCCGAACGGATTCCCGCCGGCCCGCGGGGACTACATCGACGGTGAGGTGATCGACGTCACCGATTCGGAGCAGGATTCGGCGCAGAGCACCTTGCCACAGCCCCCTCGACCGATTTGA
- a CDS encoding amidohydrolase has protein sequence MPDATAMAVSDGPDAVVRWLGTDTVGRAQFPDAEVIDLDGAFVAPAFVDSHVHVTATGLSVDGLDLRGATSLDHLLRMVAEHAGRHPDGPIWGHGWDETTWPRPVPPTTADLDALLGDRPAYLARVDVHSAVASTALRRLTADLEAEPGWAAQEPLTAAAHHRVRAVARSLLTPDQLRTARLSALDLAARSGIVAVHECAGPEIGGLDDWLAVRALDHGVDVVGYWGEAVASADAARELIATTGAAGLAGDLFIDGALGSHTAWLRSPYEDASDTCGNAYLTPEAVEAHLAACTAAGVPAGFHVIGDAAVATVVDAMDRVVAQFGAPAVARCGHRLEHLEMVDADQAARLGACGVIASMQPNFDALWGGRDGMYAQRLGADRAAGLNPLALLAAKGVPLAFGSDAPVTSIEPWGTVRAAIHHRTKGSAISARAAFSAATRGAWRAAGVRDGVTGTLVPGAPASYAVWEISGGPERLEVAAPTDTVQRWSTEPGSRVPALPRLDPSDPLPRCLRTVHRGRVLHE, from the coding sequence ATGCCAGACGCGACTGCCATGGCGGTCAGCGACGGACCGGACGCAGTGGTGCGATGGTTGGGAACGGACACCGTCGGGCGGGCGCAGTTTCCCGACGCCGAGGTGATTGACCTCGATGGCGCCTTCGTGGCACCGGCGTTCGTCGACAGCCACGTGCACGTGACCGCCACCGGCTTGTCCGTCGACGGTCTCGATCTACGTGGTGCCACATCACTCGACCACCTGCTGCGGATGGTCGCCGAACACGCGGGGCGTCATCCCGACGGGCCCATCTGGGGGCACGGCTGGGATGAGACGACATGGCCGCGGCCGGTTCCGCCGACCACGGCCGATCTCGATGCGTTACTCGGTGACCGGCCCGCATACCTGGCACGCGTCGACGTGCACTCCGCTGTGGCGTCCACGGCGCTGCGGAGGTTGACCGCCGACCTCGAGGCGGAGCCGGGCTGGGCGGCCCAGGAGCCGCTGACCGCCGCGGCACACCACCGGGTCCGCGCGGTCGCACGCTCGCTGCTGACCCCGGATCAACTGCGCACCGCCCGCCTATCCGCTCTGGACCTGGCCGCGCGGTCCGGCATTGTCGCCGTGCACGAATGTGCCGGGCCCGAGATCGGTGGGCTCGACGACTGGCTCGCGGTACGCGCGCTCGACCATGGCGTCGACGTTGTGGGCTATTGGGGTGAGGCCGTCGCCTCCGCCGACGCAGCCCGGGAGCTGATCGCGACCACCGGGGCGGCGGGTCTGGCCGGTGATCTCTTCATTGACGGCGCACTGGGCTCACACACCGCCTGGCTGAGGTCGCCGTACGAGGACGCGTCCGACACATGCGGCAACGCCTATCTCACGCCCGAGGCGGTCGAGGCGCACCTCGCGGCGTGCACCGCGGCCGGGGTGCCCGCCGGGTTCCACGTCATCGGCGACGCCGCCGTCGCGACGGTGGTGGACGCCATGGATCGTGTCGTCGCCCAGTTCGGCGCGCCCGCGGTGGCCCGGTGCGGCCACCGGCTCGAACATCTCGAGATGGTCGACGCCGATCAGGCCGCCCGGCTCGGCGCGTGCGGTGTCATCGCCAGCATGCAGCCCAACTTCGACGCACTCTGGGGCGGTCGGGACGGTATGTACGCGCAGCGTCTCGGGGCGGATCGGGCCGCAGGGCTCAATCCACTCGCGTTGCTTGCGGCCAAGGGCGTGCCACTCGCCTTCGGCTCGGATGCGCCCGTGACCAGCATCGAACCCTGGGGGACGGTGCGTGCGGCGATACATCACCGGACCAAGGGCAGCGCCATCTCGGCCCGTGCCGCGTTCTCGGCAGCGACCAGGGGAGCCTGGCGGGCGGCGGGGGTGCGGGACGGTGTCACCGGCACCCTGGTGCCCGGGGCGCCTGCCTCATACGCGGTGTGGGAGATCTCCGGCGGACCCGAGCGTCTCGAGGTCGCGGCCCCCACCGACACGGTGCAGCGCTGGTCCACCGAGCCGGGTTCGCGGGTGCCTGCGTTGCCAAGGCTCGACCCGTCCGACCCATTGCCGCGGTGCCTGCGGACGGTGCATCGGGGCCGAGTCCTCCATGAGTGA
- a CDS encoding PPOX class F420-dependent oxidoreductase, whose amino-acid sequence MTVTFSDVAKAEYILLTTFTKDGRPKPTAIWAVPSGDGLVAITQEQSWKVKRIRNTPRVTIAVCDRAGKPKGEAVEATAAVLDKSVNGATYDAIGKRYGLIGKTFNFFSKLRGGMQKNVTIELKPAV is encoded by the coding sequence ATGACCGTCACCTTCTCCGACGTCGCCAAGGCCGAGTACATCCTGCTGACCACGTTCACCAAGGACGGCCGGCCGAAGCCGACGGCCATCTGGGCCGTGCCGTCGGGCGACGGGCTGGTCGCGATCACCCAGGAGCAGTCGTGGAAGGTCAAGCGCATCCGCAACACCCCGCGGGTGACGATCGCCGTGTGCGACCGTGCCGGCAAACCGAAGGGTGAGGCGGTGGAGGCCACCGCGGCCGTCCTGGACAAATCGGTCAATGGCGCCACCTACGACGCCATCGGCAAGCGCTACGGGCTCATCGGTAAGACGTTCAACTTCTTCTCGAAGCTGCGCGGTGGCATGCAGAAGAATGTGACCATCGAGCTGAAGCCGGCTGTCTGA
- the cobN gene encoding cobaltochelatase subunit CobN: protein MPESPSAPTILLLSTSDTDLIAARAGDAGYRWANPSRLIDGELAELLDGADAVVIRILGGYRAWEDGIDQVVAAGLPTVVISGEQTPDADLMSHSTVPAGVALQTHVYFAQGGVENLRQLHAFLSDTLLMTGFGFAPPVATPTWGVLERTAGVDVAGPRVAVLYYRAQHLAGNTEYVEALCQAIEGAGGSPVPVYCASLRTAEPALLELLGTVDAMVTTVLAAGGATPASVGAGGSDDSWDVAHLAALGIPILQGLCLTSSRAQWDDNDDGMSPLDVATQVAVPEFDGRIITVPFSFKEIDDEGLISYVADPERCARVAGLAVRHARLRHIAPADKRVAIVFSAYPTKHARIGNAVGLDTPASAVALLRAMREVGYQIGDVPGVDAGDGDALVHELIARGGQDPAWLTDQQLTGNPIRVSAADYRAWFATLPTGFTDAVTKHWGPAPGELFVDRSRDPDGEIVIAAMQSGNIVILVQPPRGFGENPVAIYHDPDLPPSHHYLAAYHWISAEFGADVMVHLGKHGNLEWLPGKTLGMSAGCGTDAALGDLPLVYPFLVNDPGEGTQAKRRAHAVLVDHLIPPMARAESYGDIARLEQLLDEHSNIASLDPGKLPAIRQQIWTLMRAAKMDHDLGLADRPDEDAFDDMLLHVDGWLCEIKDVQIRDGLHVLGQAPADDVELDLVLAILRARQLFGGEQHVPGLREALGLAEDGHDDRASVDAAEGKARELVAALQESGWDAAAVDGITADPVVASVLRFAADEVVPRLRGTSREIDQILLALDGGFIASGPSGSPLRGLVNVLPTGRNFYSVDPKAVPSRLAWETGVALADSLLERYRGDHGEWPRSVGLSVWGTSAMRTSGDDIAEVLALLGVRPVWDEASRRVVSLEPIDLGELGRPRIDVTVRISGFFRDAFPHVVTMLDDAVSLVAGLDEADEDNYVRAHSRVDLAEHGDQRRATTRIFGSKPGTYGAGLLQLIDSRNWRDDADLAQVYTAWGGFAYGRGLDGAPASEDMETAYRRIAVAAKNTDTREHDIADSDDYFQYHGGMVATVRALTGRDPAAYIGDNTRPDSVRTRTLSEETTRVFRARVVNPRWMAAMRRHGYKGAFEMAATVDYLFGYDATAGVMADWMYERLAGEYVLDDENRKFMNESNPWALHGMAERLLEAAGRGMWAEPEQATLDGLRQVLLETEGDLEG, encoded by the coding sequence GTGCCTGAATCGCCTAGCGCTCCGACCATCCTGCTGCTGTCGACCTCGGACACAGACCTCATCGCGGCCCGGGCCGGTGACGCCGGCTACCGCTGGGCCAACCCGTCGCGACTGATCGACGGTGAACTCGCCGAGTTGCTGGACGGCGCAGACGCGGTCGTGATCCGCATCCTCGGTGGATACCGCGCCTGGGAGGACGGTATCGACCAAGTCGTCGCCGCGGGGCTGCCCACTGTCGTGATCAGCGGCGAGCAGACGCCCGACGCGGATCTGATGAGCCACTCGACGGTGCCCGCGGGCGTCGCGCTCCAGACGCACGTCTACTTTGCCCAGGGCGGCGTGGAGAACCTCCGCCAGCTGCACGCCTTCCTGTCGGACACCCTGCTGATGACCGGCTTCGGCTTCGCGCCACCGGTGGCGACCCCGACGTGGGGCGTACTGGAGCGCACCGCCGGCGTCGATGTGGCGGGGCCCCGCGTCGCCGTCCTCTACTACCGCGCGCAGCACCTGGCGGGTAACACCGAGTATGTCGAGGCGCTGTGCCAGGCCATCGAGGGCGCCGGTGGTAGCCCGGTACCGGTGTACTGCGCGTCGCTGCGTACCGCCGAACCTGCGCTGCTGGAACTGCTCGGCACGGTCGACGCGATGGTGACGACCGTGCTTGCCGCGGGAGGCGCCACGCCTGCCAGCGTCGGCGCAGGCGGATCCGACGACAGCTGGGACGTCGCGCATCTGGCCGCACTCGGCATCCCGATCCTTCAGGGTCTGTGCCTGACCAGCTCGCGGGCCCAGTGGGATGACAACGACGATGGAATGAGCCCGCTGGATGTCGCCACCCAGGTGGCGGTTCCCGAGTTCGACGGGCGGATCATCACGGTTCCGTTCTCGTTCAAGGAGATCGACGACGAGGGCCTGATCTCCTATGTCGCCGATCCCGAACGGTGCGCGCGGGTGGCCGGACTGGCCGTGCGGCACGCCAGGCTGCGTCACATCGCGCCCGCCGACAAGCGGGTCGCCATCGTGTTCTCGGCCTACCCCACCAAGCACGCCCGGATCGGCAATGCCGTCGGATTGGACACCCCGGCCAGCGCTGTTGCGCTGTTGCGGGCCATGCGCGAAGTGGGATACCAGATAGGCGACGTGCCGGGTGTCGACGCCGGCGACGGTGACGCCCTCGTGCACGAGCTGATCGCACGCGGCGGGCAGGATCCCGCCTGGCTCACCGACCAGCAGCTGACGGGCAACCCGATCAGGGTGTCGGCAGCCGACTACCGGGCGTGGTTCGCCACCCTGCCGACAGGCTTCACCGACGCCGTCACCAAGCACTGGGGTCCGGCCCCGGGTGAGCTGTTCGTCGACCGCAGCCGTGACCCCGACGGTGAGATCGTCATCGCCGCAATGCAATCGGGCAATATCGTGATCCTGGTCCAGCCGCCGCGCGGCTTCGGCGAGAACCCGGTGGCGATCTACCACGACCCCGACCTGCCGCCGAGTCACCACTATCTGGCTGCCTACCACTGGATCTCAGCGGAGTTCGGCGCCGACGTGATGGTGCACCTGGGCAAGCACGGCAACCTCGAGTGGCTGCCGGGTAAGACACTGGGCATGTCGGCGGGCTGCGGCACGGACGCGGCGCTGGGCGACCTGCCGCTGGTGTACCCGTTCCTCGTCAACGACCCGGGCGAGGGCACCCAGGCCAAGCGCCGTGCGCACGCCGTGTTGGTGGACCACCTGATTCCGCCGATGGCGCGCGCCGAGAGCTACGGCGACATCGCACGTCTCGAGCAGCTGCTCGACGAGCACTCCAACATCGCGTCGCTGGATCCCGGCAAGCTGCCCGCGATCCGTCAGCAGATCTGGACGCTCATGCGTGCCGCGAAGATGGACCACGATCTGGGCCTGGCGGACCGCCCCGACGAGGACGCGTTCGACGACATGCTGCTGCACGTCGACGGCTGGCTGTGCGAGATCAAGGACGTCCAGATCCGGGACGGCCTGCACGTGCTGGGTCAGGCACCCGCCGACGACGTCGAACTCGACCTGGTGCTGGCCATCCTGCGCGCCCGCCAACTGTTCGGTGGTGAGCAGCACGTGCCGGGCCTGCGTGAGGCGCTGGGTCTGGCCGAGGACGGCCACGACGACCGGGCATCGGTCGACGCGGCCGAGGGCAAGGCGCGCGAACTGGTGGCCGCGCTGCAGGAAAGCGGCTGGGATGCAGCGGCGGTCGACGGAATCACCGCGGATCCGGTGGTGGCCAGTGTGCTGCGCTTCGCCGCGGACGAGGTGGTGCCGCGGCTGCGGGGCACGTCGCGTGAGATCGACCAGATCCTGCTGGCCCTCGATGGTGGGTTCATCGCCTCGGGCCCGTCCGGCTCGCCGCTGCGCGGCCTGGTCAACGTGCTGCCCACCGGCCGGAACTTCTACTCGGTGGACCCCAAGGCGGTGCCGTCCCGGCTGGCCTGGGAAACCGGTGTGGCGCTTGCTGATTCACTGCTCGAGCGATACCGCGGCGATCACGGTGAATGGCCCCGATCGGTCGGGCTCTCGGTGTGGGGGACCTCGGCGATGCGCACCTCCGGCGATGACATCGCCGAAGTCCTTGCGCTGCTCGGTGTTCGGCCGGTGTGGGATGAGGCGTCCCGCCGCGTCGTCTCACTCGAGCCGATCGATCTCGGGGAGCTGGGCCGGCCGCGCATCGACGTGACAGTCCGGATCTCCGGCTTCTTCCGCGACGCGTTCCCGCACGTCGTCACGATGCTCGACGACGCGGTCAGCCTCGTCGCCGGACTCGATGAGGCCGACGAGGACAACTACGTGCGCGCCCACAGCCGGGTCGACCTCGCCGAGCACGGCGACCAGCGGCGCGCGACGACACGGATCTTCGGATCGAAGCCCGGTACCTACGGCGCCGGGCTACTGCAGCTCATCGACAGCAGGAACTGGCGCGACGACGCCGACCTGGCGCAGGTGTACACGGCGTGGGGCGGTTTCGCCTACGGCCGCGGCCTCGACGGTGCCCCGGCATCGGAGGACATGGAGACCGCGTACCGCCGCATCGCCGTCGCGGCCAAGAACACCGACACCCGCGAGCACGACATCGCCGACTCCGACGACTACTTCCAGTACCACGGCGGCATGGTGGCCACGGTCCGGGCGCTGACCGGACGCGACCCGGCGGCCTACATCGGGGACAACACCCGACCGGACTCGGTGCGCACCCGCACACTGTCGGAGGAGACGACCCGGGTGTTCCGGGCCAGGGTGGTCAATCCGCGGTGGATGGCCGCCATGCGCAGGCACGGCTACAAGGGCGCATTCGAGATGGCCGCCACGGTTGACTACCTGTTCGGCTACGACGCCACCGCCGGCGTGATGGCCGACTGGATGTATGAACGACTGGCCGGTGAGTACGTGTTGGACGATGAGAACCGCAAGTTCATGAACGAGTCCAACCCGTGGGCGCTGCACGGTATGGCCGAGCGGTTGCTCGAGGCCGCGGGCCGGGGCATGTGGGCCGAACCGGAGCAGGCGACTCTCGACGGGCTGCGCCAGGTGCTGTTGGAGACCGAGGGCGACCTCGAGGGATGA
- a CDS encoding GNAT family N-acetyltransferase: MTTHPHWLTRPETDADIASVRRINLAAFETAEEADLVDTLRTDPAWIDGLSMVSTTDVGEPAGYALLTRCHIGDVAALCLGPCAVPPEHQRAGAGSAAIRAALDAARQRNERFVTVLGHPDYYPRFGFTRASTHGVRMRDEVPDAALMVLALDGSEIPAGTIRYAVPFGDI; this comes from the coding sequence ATGACTACGCATCCGCACTGGCTCACCCGTCCGGAGACCGACGCCGATATAGCGTCTGTTCGGCGGATAAATCTCGCGGCCTTCGAGACGGCCGAGGAAGCCGATCTCGTCGACACACTCCGCACGGATCCCGCTTGGATTGACGGACTTTCGATGGTGTCCACAACCGACGTCGGTGAGCCCGCTGGTTACGCGCTTCTCACACGGTGCCATATCGGCGACGTAGCGGCGCTGTGCCTGGGGCCGTGCGCGGTGCCTCCCGAGCATCAGCGAGCTGGAGCGGGATCTGCCGCCATCCGCGCGGCCCTCGACGCGGCAAGGCAGCGGAATGAACGCTTCGTGACCGTCCTAGGGCACCCCGACTACTACCCGAGATTTGGATTTACGCGGGCCTCCACGCACGGGGTCAGGATGCGCGATGAGGTTCCCGATGCCGCGCTCATGGTGCTGGCCCTCGACGGGAGCGAGATTCCCGCGGGCACCATCCGTTACGCCGTGCCGTTTGGGGACATCTGA
- a CDS encoding PPOX class F420-dependent oxidoreductase: protein MAPKFPDVYREKYLLLTTFTKDGRAKPTAVWGVPDGGKLVISTDAGSWKTKRINNTPRVTIQKCGVLGKPKGEPVEAVARNLPASETRRVFDTVTKRYWWHAWWWVPQARLRGGVDKVHAAIEVEAVPSRPGTG, encoded by the coding sequence ATGGCCCCGAAATTCCCGGACGTCTACCGCGAGAAGTACCTGCTGCTGACGACTTTCACCAAGGACGGCAGGGCCAAGCCGACCGCGGTGTGGGGTGTGCCCGACGGCGGCAAGCTGGTGATCAGCACCGACGCCGGCTCGTGGAAGACCAAGCGCATCAACAACACACCGCGCGTCACGATCCAGAAGTGCGGTGTCCTCGGCAAGCCCAAGGGGGAACCCGTCGAGGCGGTGGCCCGCAACCTCCCGGCATCCGAGACTCGCCGTGTGTTCGACACGGTGACCAAGCGCTATTGGTGGCATGCGTGGTGGTGGGTGCCCCAGGCGCGGCTGCGCGGCGGTGTCGACAAGGTGCATGCTGCGATCGAGGTGGAGGCGGTGCCATCACGCCCCGGCACAGGCTAG
- a CDS encoding TauD/TfdA family dioxygenase, producing MTNSPVIVKLGAHIGARVDGVRLDGDLDRHTVTAINDALLTHKVIFFRGQHHVDDDTQLAVARTLGTPTLAHPTVLSRGTDVLPIDSRYDKANSWHTDVTFVDRVPKASLLRAVTLPEYGGTTTWASTEAAYDQLPEPLRLLVENLRAIHTNDYDYVRDVDERIDQSADTIRAYRDEFVSDVYETEHPVVRIHPETGRRVLLLGHFVKRFVGLGSAESATLLALLQARVTRLENTIRWNWQLGDLAIWDNRATQHYAVSDYDDQYRRLSRVTLAGDIPVDVHGAPSRVIAGDASHYSEVVTPSGFTARLAAVP from the coding sequence ATGACCAACTCCCCCGTCATCGTCAAGTTGGGCGCCCACATCGGGGCCCGAGTCGACGGCGTACGACTGGACGGTGACCTCGACCGTCACACCGTCACGGCGATCAACGATGCACTGCTGACCCACAAGGTCATCTTCTTCCGCGGCCAACACCATGTGGATGACGACACACAGCTGGCCGTTGCCAGGACGCTCGGCACGCCGACGCTCGCGCACCCCACGGTGCTGTCGCGCGGCACCGACGTGCTGCCCATCGACTCCCGGTACGACAAGGCCAACTCCTGGCACACCGACGTCACGTTCGTCGACCGCGTGCCCAAGGCCTCACTCCTGCGCGCCGTCACACTGCCGGAGTACGGGGGCACCACGACGTGGGCGTCGACCGAGGCGGCCTATGACCAACTCCCCGAACCACTTCGGTTGCTGGTCGAGAACCTGCGCGCCATCCACACCAATGACTACGACTACGTGCGGGACGTCGATGAGCGCATCGACCAGAGTGCGGACACCATCCGCGCCTACCGCGACGAGTTCGTCTCCGACGTCTACGAGACGGAGCACCCGGTGGTTCGGATACACCCGGAGACGGGCCGGCGCGTGCTGCTGCTTGGCCACTTCGTGAAGCGCTTCGTCGGGCTCGGGTCGGCGGAGTCGGCGACGCTGCTCGCCCTGCTGCAGGCCCGGGTGACACGGCTGGAGAACACGATCCGGTGGAACTGGCAGCTGGGCGACCTGGCCATCTGGGACAACCGCGCCACACAGCACTATGCGGTGTCGGACTACGACGACCAGTACCGCAGGCTGAGCCGGGTCACGCTGGCCGGTGACATCCCCGTCGACGTGCACGGCGCGCCCAGCCGCGTCATCGCAGGCGACGCGTCGCACTACTCCGAGGTCGTGACCCCTTCCGGATTCACCGCGAGGCTGGCCGCCGTACCGTAG